One window of Trifolium pratense cultivar HEN17-A07 linkage group LG5, ARS_RC_1.1, whole genome shotgun sequence genomic DNA carries:
- the LOC123885184 gene encoding BUD13 homolog yields the protein MGSNSMKDYLKKYVSNPQEDKKKKKKKRKTLPQASGLLVVDEDPAWQKPVDLGEENVENSSDEEKPVVDEDIEVKRMKRLEQLKARRSYHDISEDGSGWIPLSSKSENLGDSNDMSPPRKQRVRNDTPSPEPELNHSTSNKTGADLSPSRRQLKRKDTPSPERNSQPAHSEELNSDLSPPRKHRDQIAREPRLSKSKFEDSDRSPPRRQHMEDLSPPRRGRHDSPSQDTFHGTVSSDLSPPRKRQHSVARSSLSDVSRHSHPSFDHDLSPPRKKSKELSIAGSVNERKTGLISGKDIREEIDKKKKEDLLRLKQMDPVISGRGAEPVFRDNKGARITKEEYVNSKQKVEEKPKEIQIEWGKGLAQKREAEARQKELEVQKEKPFARTRDDPELDKSLKERIRWGDPMAHLVKKKYPEPVLPNLGDSDKMRESGFVVPQEIPSHSWLKRGLDAAPNRYGIRPGRHWDGVDRSNGFEKALFKRMNERQATDKEAYLWSVSDM from the exons ATGGGATCTAACTCAATGAAGGattatctaaaaaaatatgttagtaACCCTCAAGaagacaagaaaaagaagaaaaagaagaggaaaactCTACCACAAGCATCTGGATTGTTAGTCGTTGATGAAGATCCAGCCTGGCAGAAACCCGTGGATCTCGGAGAAGAAAATGTTGAGAACTCATCCG ATGAGGAGAAACCGGTAGTTGACGAAGACATTGAAGTAAAGCGTATGAAACGGCTTGAGCAGCTGAAGGCCAGGCGTTCTTATCATGATATATCCGAGGATGGAAGTGGTTGGATTCCACTTTCTTCTAAGTCTGAGAATCTTGGTGACTCAAATGATATGTCTCCACCACGTAAGCAGAGGGTTCGAAATGACACTCCTTCACCAGAACCTGAATTAAATCATTCCACTTCTAACAAAACGGGTGCTGATTTATCCCCTTCGCGTCGGCAGTTGAAACGCAAAGACACTCCATCACCTGAACGTAACTCACAACCTGCACATTCAGAGGAACTGAATTCTGATTTATCTCCTCCTCGTAAACATAGAGATCAGATAGCTCGTGAACCAAGGTTGTCTAAATCAAAATTTGAAGATAGTGATAGATCACCTCCTCGACGGCAACATATGGAAGATCTTTCTCCACCTAGACGAGGTCGTCATGATTCTCCCTCTCAAGATACTTTTCATGGAACTGTGTCATCTGACCTTTCACCCCCGAGGAAACGCCAGCATAGTGTTGCAAGATCGAGTTTATCTGATGTTTCTCGTCATTCGCATCCATCTTTCGATCATGACCTATCTCCACCAAGGAAGAAATCGAAGGAGCTATCCATTGCAGGATCTGTTAATGAAAGAAAGACGGGTTTGATTTCTGGTAAGGATATCAGAGAAGAGATTGACAAAAAGAAGAAGGAGGATTTGCTGAG ACTTAAACAGATGGACCCTGTCATCAGTGGGCGTGGCGCTGAACCTGTATTTCGTGATAACAAAG GAGCACGCATTACCAAAGAGGAATACGTAAACTCAAAACAGAAAGTAGAAGAAAAGCCCAAG GAGATTCAAATAGAATGGGGCAAAGGCTTGGCTCAAAAGCGAGAAGCTGAGGCAAGGCAAAAGGAACTAGAGGTTCAGAAGGAAAAACCTTTTGCTCGGACCAG AGATGATCCTGAACTTGACAAGTCACTGAAGGAGAGGATAAGATGGGGTGATCCTATGGCCCATCTAGTAAAG AAAAAATATCCAGAGCCTGTTCTGCCGAACTTGGGGGATAGTGATAAAATGAGGGAATCTGGTTTTGTTGTTCCTCAAGAGATACCAAGTCATAGCTGGTTGAAGAGAGGTTTAGATGCCGCTCCAAATCGGTATGGGATACGGCCGGGACGACATTGGGATGGTGTTGATCGTAGTAACG GGTTCGAGAAGGCATTGTTTAAGAGGATGAATGAGAGACAAGCTACAGACAAAGAGGCTTATCTTTGGTCTGTCTCTGATATGTAA
- the LOC123887060 gene encoding protein KTI12 homolog, producing MALVVICGQPCSGKSKAALCLAEALKQSSELKYQVRIIDEASFHLDRNQSYANMPSEKNLRGVLRSEVDRSLSKDTVIIVDSLNNIKGYRYELWCLARAAGIRYCVFYCDVEDNDCRKWNQERREKGEDNYDDVIFEDLVRRFEKPERRNRWDSPLFELKSASSSLSDSASIVDDAVSYITKKLDSKTRDVKILQPSIATQTKRFSDANSLHELDKATQEVTNAIAEAQSRDLGMLPANGISIGKDFPPINLSRSVGLPELRRLRRTFMKLTGQTSLSGKPPPSDSDSAKRMFIDYLNRELGTS from the coding sequence ATGGCACTGGTTGTAATCTGTGGTCAACCATGCAGTGGAAAATCCAAAGCTGCGTTATGTCTGGCGGAAGCTCTCAAACAATCTTCAGAATTGAAATATCAAGTGAGAATCATAGATGAAGCTTCTTTTCATCTTGATCGAAATCAAAGTTACGCGAATATGCCATCAGAGAAGAATTTAAGAGGAGTTCTTAGGTCAGAAGTTGATAGGTCTCTGTCAAAAGATACTGTTATCATCGTTGATTCTTTGAATAACATTAAGGGTTATCGATATGAGCTATGGTGTTTGGCTCGTGCTGCCGGGATTAGATACTGTGTTTTTTACTGTGATGTTGAAGATAATGATTGTAGAAAATGGAATCAAGAGCGTAGGGAGAAAGGTGAGGACAACTATGATGATGTAATATTTGAAGATTTGGTAAGGAGGTTTGAGAAACCGGAGAGAAGAAACCGATGGGATTCACCTTTGTTTGAGTTGAAATCAGCATCGTCTTCTTTGTCTGATTCTGCCTCCATTGTAGATGATGCTGTCTCCTACATAACCAAAAAACTGGACTCCAAAACCCGTGATGTGAAGATATTGCAACCATCAATTGCAACTCAAACAAAACGTTTTTCGGATGCAAATTCTCTCCATGAGTTAGACAAAGCAACACAAGAGGTTACTAATGCTATAGCAGAAGCTCAATCTCGTGATCTTGGTATGCTACCAGCTAATGGCATTTCTATAGGGAAAGATTTTCCTCCTATCAATCTTTCAAGATCAGTTGGGTTGCCAGAGCTTCGCAGGTTGCGACGTACGTTCATGAAATTAACAGGTCAAACAAGTTTGAGCGGGAAACCTCCTCCTTCTGATTCAGATAGTGCTAAAAGAATGTTTATTGATTACTTGAACAGGGAACTTGGAACTTCATGA
- the LOC123885101 gene encoding 3-ketoacyl-CoA synthase 12-like, with protein MEFLSLIYVVPALYFIFLIWKLFDQKRDQECYILDYQCYKPTQDRMLGTKLCGKIIKRTEDLGLNEYKFLLKAIVSCGIGERTYAPKNVIEGREASPTLNDAISEMEEFFNDSIAKLLSRSGISPSEIDILVVNISMFTSLPSLSSLIINRYKMRHDVKVYNLTGMGCSATLISLDIVKNIFKSQKNKLALLVTSESLSPNWYPGNNRSMILANCLFRTGGCAILLTNKRSLKNTSIMKLKCLVRTHHGATDDSYNCCHKKEDEQGRVGFYLDKALPLVATRAFVDNLREISPKILPLRELLRFLVVSLFFKKLKKIASCLGLLPTKSSLNFKSGVDHFCLHTGGKSVIDGVGKSLNLSEYDLEPARMALHRFGNTSAGSLWYVLGYMEAKKRLKKGDKVFMISFGAGFKCNSCLWEVMKDVGEANVWEDCIHDYPPQSLANPFMDMYGWMNQVEDTNSSEFRNFLSEER; from the coding sequence atgGAGTTCCTCTCTTTAATTTATGTAGTTCCAgcattgtattttatttttctaatatgGAAGCTATTTGATCAAAAGAGGGACCAAGAGTGCTACATATTGGATTACCAATGTTACAAGCCAACACAAGATAGAATGCTAGGGACAAAGTTATGTGGCAAAATAATCAAAAGAACAGAGGATTTGGGTCTAAATGAGTACAAATTTCTCCTCAAAGCTATTGTAAGTTGCGGCATTGGCGAACGAACTTACGCGCCAAAAAACGTCATTGAAGGCCGCGAAGCATCCCCAACACTAAACGACGCGATCTCAGAAATGGAAGAGTTTTTCAACGACAGCATTGCAAAACTCCTCTCTAGATCAGGCATTTCCCCTTCCGAAATCGACATTCTTGTCGTCAACATCTCAATGTTTACCTCTCTTCCCTCACTATCGTCACTCATCATTAACCGTTACAAAATGAGACACGACGTAAAAGTGTACAATCTCACCGGAATGGGTTGTAGTGCTACTCTTATATCATTAGACATTgttaaaaacattttcaaatcacAAAAGAACAAGTTAGCACTTTTGGTCACTTCAGAGTCACTTAGTCCAAATTGGTATCCTGGTAATAATAGATCAATGATCTTAGCCAATTGTCTTTTTCGTACCGGCGGTTGTGCGATTCTTTTGACAAACAAAAGGTCCTTAAAGAACACAAGTATAATGAAATTGAAGTGTTTAGTAAGGACGCATCACGGCGCCACAGATGACTCGTATAATTGTTGCCATAAAAAGGAAGATGAGCAGGGCAGGGTTGGTTTTTATTTAGATAAGGCTCTCCCATTGGTAGCAACAAGAGCTTTTGTTGACAATTTAAGGGAAATTTCACCCAAAATTTTGCCACTAAGGGAATTGCTTAGGTTTCTTGTtgtatcacttttttttaagaaacttaaGAAGATAGCTAGTTGCTTAGGTTTGTTGCCTACTAAATCATCATTGAATTTTAAAAGTGGTGTTGATCATTTTTGCCTACACACAGGAGGAAAATCAGTGATTGATGGAGTTGGAAAGAGTTTAAATCTAAGTGAATATGATCTTGAACCAGCAAGGATGGCATTACACCGTTTTGGTAACACTTCTGCTGGTAGTTTGTGGTATGTGTTAGGATACATGGAAGCAAAAAAGAGACTTAAAAAAGGTGATAAAGTTTTTATGATAAGTTTTGGTGCTGGATTTAAATGCAATAGTTGTTTGTGGGAAGTAATGAAAGATGTTGGTGAGGCAAATGTTTGGGAAGATTGTATTCATGATTATCCACCTCAATCTTTGGCCAATCCTTTCATGGACATGTATGGTTGGATGAATCAAGTTGAGGATACAAACTCTTCTGAATTTCGTAATTTTCTAAGTGAAGAAAGGTGA